The following nucleotide sequence is from Echeneis naucrates chromosome 17, fEcheNa1.1, whole genome shotgun sequence.
CGATTATTATTTATCAAACGTCATGGAGAGTTCACTCAGGAGAGAGGGAACTTGAGAGTTTGAGAGTCCAGTTCCTGTCACAGCCTCAtgatttaatttcacatttgtaATTGATCTATGGTCTCTGGTCTGCAGTGGGAGGATcagtgataaaaataataattcagaatGTGACCTGACCACAGGGCCCACGATCATCAGAGTTAGATTATCAAAATCTACAGCAGAAGACACAGGTCATATCTCAGCAGGGGCCTGATGCACAGTCACCTTGCTGACTTCGTTGTTTTTGCTGTCGACACAGATCACATCCTTTCAGTTTTGCTGTCGACTACAAAACAGAGCTTTTGTTCTACTTTGTAATATGTCAGGAGGAAACAATAGGTACCACATCATCATAAATGCACATCTgacaagaggaagaggaagattcTGACTTATACATTATTAACCTCCCCATCCAATCCAGGTGGGGAATCCTGTTCTCCCACCCCAGAGATTACACCCCTGTGTGCACCACGGAGCTGGGCCAAGCTGCCAGATTGCACAGGGAGTTCAGTAAGCGCGGCGTCAAGATCATCGCCCTGTCCATCGACTGCCTGGGGGATCACCACGGCTGGGCCAAGGTGTGCTCGCTACAGCCCGTTTTCTGAAAACACATAGCGGACATCAGTGAAACACAGAGGGCCGGGTACTGTGCTACGGACACCTGTGTACCTGTTAGAAGCACCCTCATGACTTACTGAGCATTAAACGTTTGACTGAGCTGCTGGTGAAACTCTTATTTAATGAAACACGACCACAAGAACCTTTTTTTGACACAAGTGACTATATATCTCACACAATTGCTCTTGCCCCCGCAAAAAAGACGGGAAGCCTACATGTGACCTAACAAATGAAGACTATTTTTAGCCGTTGGCACTTACATGTTACAAAGGTTCACTCTTTTTAGTTCAGTTATCTGCAATGACCATCTATGTTTTTACTTCCTCCTTCCTTGACTGGTGTTACCTCTGACATATCCGTCTGTCGGAAATATATCCAATAGCCAATAGTTCATTTCAGCCCAGTCCTAGCATCTCTGCAACGGTTACCTATTGAAAATGGTCTTCATTGCTATCAGGCTGAGCcctgtctttatttctgaaCATTTATTCCTTATCTGAGTCAGAATTTATGTAGTAAAGCAGTGCTGACTGTTCCAAGGTGTAGCTTGAAAACCAAAGGCGACTGGGCCTCTGCTGCCAGGACCCCTAAACTAGAAGAACCTGTCGCACGCGGATCAGACTGGATCAGAGTCAGTTTCAAAGGCATCTTCAGTCATCCTGGATTTGTTTactgctgcagatgtttacTGACTATGTTGCAATATGCCAGtttctgttaaatattttcctgtggTAAATATCAATTGGTTTATTCGTTTGTGAGCTTGAGCTTCATCATTGGTTTGAATAACTAATGAAGGACTTTTGTCTCTGTGATAATTAGGACATCTTGGCCTACAACTGCGTAGACACGGAATGCTGCTCGCTGCCCTTTCCCATCATAGCGGACAGTAAACGGGACCTGGCAGTGGCCCTGGGCATGTTAGACCCAgatgagaaagacaaagatggCATGCCAGTCACTGCCCGCTGCGTGAGTGCCTCTACGCTCCCTTTTTGATGGCAAATTTAACGTGATTCTTGTACATGCAGCCTTCAAACTTGTGCTATCGCTGCTCATGCCCGTGGAGAGTGAGATATCAGCCCTCACAGTGTGCGCCCATGTCTCTCCGTGATTGTGATTAGGTGTTCATCATCGGCCCTGACAAAAGGCTGAAACTGTCAATGCTCTACCCCGCCACCACGGGACGCAACTTTGACGAGATCCTGCGGGTTGTGGATTCGCTCCAGCTGACAGCAAGGAAAAGAGTGGCTACACCTGCCGACTGGAAGGTGCGACATGTCACACCTTTGTTGGTAATCTCAGTCAGCACCAATCCTTCCAGCAACTGGCTACTAAGATagacttgttttctttccagcCTGGAGAGTGTGTGATGGTTCCTCCGAGCATTCCTGAGGAGGAGGCTGCCTCTCTGTTTCCAGCTGGCGTCTACACCAAAGACCTGCCCTCTGGCAGGAAGTACCTGCGCTACACACCCCATCCAGAAGCACAACAGTGACCTCTGACACACAAGCTCTACCTTCGTCTAGCATGTCTCTTTAGTCCCCCGGTCCTCGGGGCCTCGGGGCCTTGACCACATCCCtaacaggaataaaaacagTCAGGGGGCAACCCAGCCATGAATCAGTCCTGAtcatgtaaattaaataaaaaacatttgttgagGAAATATTCAAGGTTTAGCAAATCTATGTTTTATAGCAGCTTCAACTTCAGTAAGATGGGAATGGTTCCCTATTTGGAAGCAGACATCCTGTCTGGTGTTTAGCCATTGTATTGCATTTACACAAAGAATGACTTCACAGAGAAAACCATTGAATTACTTGCCATTTGCACCCTGCCCACACCAACTGTATAAACATATGTGATGAAGTTGTTGCTGAATTGTCTTCTATCAAATAgctcatttgaataattttggaTTTGTTCTGCAAAAAtagttaatttctttttcaaaacgAATGGAATGTCACCTGTGGGGGATAAAGACATAACAGTTCCAAAAACACTACCACTGGGAAGTCTCTGATGTTTCCTTTGGCTCCCAGTGCTCCCCGCCATAAAGTGATGAATGATGTGTGAGGGCAGCTGTTTGTTCACTCAGCTGCGTTTGCATCTGACATCCTACTCGTCCCCTCTCCTCACCTGGCTGACAGCATCAGTGAAGAGCTTATCAGCTTTCGACCCTGGCGAGTACTGGATAAAATGAGGTTAGGAGAGAACAAACACAAGGTGTTTGAAAGTGAAGGGTCACCATTGATGTTGAACTGCACCAAATTATACAGCAGACAGATGCGTTAGATCTTAGTGACAGTGAAAGGCAACAACAATGTTCTgccatttttgttatttagcGAGAAGCTGATACTGGCTGATGGGGCTGAGAGGCCACGAGTGACTCAATCACTGCACAGTCTGGATTTTTCATggatcctcctcttcattttgaATAAACCTGCAGTGTTGAGGTACAATGGTGGCAGCTACAGAGGAATCCTGCAAACCTCAAGTCCAAACTCTGCCACCAGATATATCCTCATTCATAGACATTCCACCTCAGAAGactgttttccttcagtttaTTAAGAACATAAACAAATTACGTGATataatgaaaagcagcaggttATGCCTGTTCATGCTTTCAGTGTGTGGATTTGTTATTACTGTTCAGTCACAGGGACTCAGCTCCCTCTCTCAGTGTTATCTCTGGTTCATCAGGGCCTGGTACTCCCTCTGGTGGGCAAACAGTCGCAGGAACACTTTGTACTTCCTCTCATAGAAGCTGAAAATTAAAGTATTTCTTTCAAATACTTAAACCTGTAAATGTTGTCATAAACTGACTTAAAGACTTTGACAGCAATACTGTAAGTTTACTTTCCCAATCAATTAATGGAATAATCTTAAAGTAAATTACTGTCAATCTTTAATTAGATTTTATCTACATGGGTCAAAAAAAGTTTGATCTAAAAAGTATTTTATGAAGACCATCTTTTTTTGAAAATCCAATTCATAATATAAATTTAACATTACGTATATTTGACACTTATGTTTCCATCTCATGGATTGTAACATAAACATCGTAGCTGACATGACTTTCACTAAAGCTCTTCCTGCCTCACCTCTGGAGTTCACGGTCTGGCTGAACAACTTTCCCCACTTTAGCCATTTTCTCCATTGCCTCCTGAAACATAATTacccaaaagaaaaatatcactCAATAAATCAtattacacagacacacacacacacacacacacacacacacacacacactcagggaaCAGCAAGTCCTGACCCACTTACAGTGTGAACACAGGCCAACTGCGGTGGTAGCAGTGCGGCTGAGTTTATGACTAATGCAGTGCAGGGCCCCTTTGCTGTCTAAACCTGCATTATCCAGCCAGTTGAATGCCTGCAGATCAGGGGATCAGACTCAACAACTGCCTGCCTCAGTTATGGCTGAAACAGGTTGACAGGTGCAGCCCAGTCCAAACAATAACCTCTTATTTTTAGTACAT
It contains:
- the LOC115057275 gene encoding peroxiredoxin-6-like — its product is MPGLLLGDVFPDFEAQTTTGQIKLHEFLGDSWGILFSHPRDYTPVCTTELGQAARLHREFSKRGVKIIALSIDCLGDHHGWAKDILAYNCVDTECCSLPFPIIADSKRDLAVALGMLDPDEKDKDGMPVTARCVFIIGPDKRLKLSMLYPATTGRNFDEILRVVDSLQLTARKRVATPADWKPGECVMVPPSIPEEEAASLFPAGVYTKDLPSGRKYLRYTPHPEAQQ